In the Leptospira sp. WS4.C2 genome, one interval contains:
- a CDS encoding EscU/YscU/HrcU family type III secretion system export apparatus switch protein translates to MKGKDYTNFVLSKEILLTWIKSLFCGIWKSWFSGFNINFYLLDSLEQRMVPQSFTRFSSGYYEIDLQLFAAADEGRTEPPSERRRREEKEKGNVPKSNEVASTLVLLGGTGVLFVLGDTFIKNTAIFIKKYLPMGMKMDRFGSEEFRVILSGVSRDFFNLLWPVLAITLVFAVVGNVVQVGFMFSPRALSFRFDRISPNFKRVLPNRQTLFNLVKSLAKVVIIGIISYVLISGDFLKVLMTGNMGMMQAIKLITYSGFKIMMAAGLLLLGIAVADFFFQKSEFEESLKQTPSEAKREMREDSGDPVMKNRRMQLARDMMQGNMLREVPKADVVITNPTHYSVALSYEMGRDSAPRVIAKGENRLALEIRRIARENDVPIVESPKQARLLYAQVEVGQEIPQEFFNAVVQILITLEKFRKKVGMG, encoded by the coding sequence ATGAAAGGGAAAGATTACACAAATTTTGTCTTGAGTAAAGAGATCCTTCTTACATGGATCAAATCACTGTTTTGTGGTATTTGGAAGTCTTGGTTTAGTGGGTTTAATATTAATTTTTATCTTTTGGATTCTTTAGAGCAAAGGATGGTTCCGCAATCATTCACTCGTTTTTCTTCCGGTTATTATGAAATAGACCTCCAACTTTTTGCTGCGGCCGATGAAGGGCGAACGGAACCTCCGAGTGAACGTCGCAGGCGAGAAGAAAAAGAAAAAGGAAATGTTCCCAAATCCAATGAAGTGGCATCCACTTTGGTTTTGTTAGGTGGGACGGGTGTATTGTTTGTATTGGGTGATACATTTATTAAAAACACTGCTATTTTTATCAAAAAATACCTGCCGATGGGAATGAAGATGGACCGGTTCGGATCCGAAGAGTTCCGTGTGATTCTATCGGGTGTATCCCGTGATTTTTTTAATCTCCTTTGGCCTGTCCTTGCGATTACATTGGTTTTTGCTGTTGTAGGCAATGTAGTTCAGGTGGGATTTATGTTTTCACCAAGAGCATTATCATTTCGTTTTGATCGAATATCCCCCAATTTTAAACGAGTATTGCCGAACCGCCAAACATTGTTTAACTTGGTGAAGTCATTGGCAAAAGTGGTGATCATTGGTATCATCAGTTACGTATTAATTTCCGGTGATTTTCTTAAAGTACTGATGACGGGCAATATGGGGATGATGCAGGCAATCAAACTCATCACCTATTCTGGATTTAAGATTATGATGGCGGCCGGACTTCTGTTACTTGGGATTGCTGTGGCTGACTTTTTTTTCCAAAAGTCAGAATTTGAAGAATCTCTCAAACAAACTCCTTCGGAAGCCAAAAGAGAGATGAGGGAAGATTCTGGGGATCCGGTGATGAAAAATCGTAGGATGCAACTCGCTCGTGACATGATGCAGGGAAATATGCTTCGTGAAGTTCCCAAAGCAGATGTTGTCATTACGAACCCCACACATTATTCTGTGGCATTGTCTTATGAAATGGGTAGGGACTCCGCACCTCGAGTGATTGCTAAAGGGGAAAACCGACTAGCACTTGAAATACGAAGGATTGCTCGGGAAAATGATGTTCCGATTGTGGAAAGTCCAAAACAAGCACGCCTTTTATACGCGCAAGTCGAAGTAGGTCAGGAAATTCCGCAAGAGTTCTTCAATGCGGTGGTTCAAATCCTAATCACTCTTGAGAAGTTTAGAAAAAAAGTAGGAATGGGATAA